Genomic segment of Tissierellales bacterium:
ACCCTTTACAAAAAGCTTTAAATTTTCATTCAATTTTATCCTTTACAACATGATTATACATCCTGTTAATTTAGTTGTAAAGGTATTATGAAAATTAGCTAAAAATGTAAAAAATGTTTTTTCTAGCTCAAGCAGTTCTTAAAAATTGAAACCACTCCGATTCAACTCAAGTCTAAAACAAAAATTCGCCTTCAATTATAGACTCTTCATTTTCTCCAATTCGCTCCATAACCAATCTATCTACTTCTATCTCAAATATGTCTTCTTTAGTTTTGAGTTCTTCATATGCTTTGTCCATTTCACACTTTGTTTTGAATCTACCTACTGTCATATGCGGTTTATACGTTTTTTCTTTAGTCCAGCATGTAGCATAATCACTGAACAATCCTTCGTGCAATTTATAATGTAAGCTCTCTATAGCGTCATTTCCATCTACTACTTTCAAAAACATATAATATCCAAAGCAATCAACTGCTTCAAAGCCCTGCATCTTCAACTTAAATTTTTTTGTTCCTTGAAGTCTCAAATTCACTTCTTCCTTCAATACATCTAATTCTTTATCTGTTTCAAATGGAAATATAAGCGTGATGTGAGGTTCTACTAGTCCATATAGGAAATCAAATCTTGATCTCACAGCCTCTATCTTTGATTGATTTTCAAATTTGGGAAATATATGTACTGCTATAGTTTTCTTCTTTTTATGCTCTGACATCTTGACCACTCCTATCTTTATTAAATATTGCTTCACAATATATTTTGATATTTTATCACACTATATGACTTTTGTAAATATTTACTATCTAATCAAAACTTTCAGACTTTTCCGCACAAAAACAAAAAACCTGTTGATAAATTCCGTGAGTTTTCTGAAACTTATCAACAGGTTTACTATTTTAATTCACATTTTGTCTGCCTTTATGCACCACGTTTAAAAAGTGGAACTTTATTATTATAGCAAGTTTTCGTTTAAATTTCAACGAAAATTACCCCAAAAATTTTCTAAATTCCATCTCAAAATTTTCATCAGATGAATTC
This window contains:
- a CDS encoding 2'-5' RNA ligase family protein, translating into MSEHKKKKTIAVHIFPKFENQSKIEAVRSRFDFLYGLVEPHITLIFPFETDKELDVLKEEVNLRLQGTKKFKLKMQGFEAVDCFGYYMFLKVVDGNDAIESLHYKLHEGLFSDYATCWTKEKTYKPHMTVGRFKTKCEMDKAYEELKTKEDIFEIEVDRLVMERIGENEESIIEGEFLF